The Paraburkholderia sp. PREW-6R genomic interval ACGTGGCGCCGATCGCGCTGGCTTCCTGGCCGATCGAAAGGTGCATGGTGCCGTGTATGAATCCGCGCATATAGGCCTGCTCGGCACTTTCCTCGAAACGGCGCACCAGAATCATCTTGCGCAACGCCTCGCGCAGTGTCGCGGGCTCATGCCGGCCAAGGACAGCCGGCAAAGCAGCCGGCAAACTGACGGACGGCTCGACGACTTCATTCATGTTTGTCTCTCCGATACAGCACGATTGAGCGTCACGCGGCAACGGCCGCTTGGCCATACACCATTTCATCCTGACGACGGCGCAACTCGACGATCGGCGACGTGGCGTCCACCGCACAGTTCCGATAGGTGAGCAGTTCGCCTTTGCGGATGGGCTGTGTGACACGGCCGTTTTCAATGAGCCCGCACGGCACCGCGCCTTGCGCGCGTGCATCGCCGACGCTCATCGCCCACGCGCGGTACGTGTATTCGCCGATCGCATCGAGCCGCTCGCCGGGCTGCAGATCTTTCTTGGCGACCGCGCAGACCTCGACGACCGGCACGGGCAGCGGCTCCATGTCCGCGCGGCGATACAACACCGAGCGCGCGCACGTGAGCGGCACTTCGAGACTTGTCAGGTGATACGGGCGATAGAACGTGTAGTACGGACCTTTGCCGAGCTTCAGGTCTTCCATGCGCTCGCGCAAGCGGGGGTGTGCCATTTCGGCGACCACGAATACGCCCGGCGCGACGCCTTTGCCGATCGTGTAATCGACCACGCCCTTGCGCGAAAGAATGCCGCCGTCTTCGACGGGACACAGCACGTCGTGCAGTTCATCGAGCGTCGCACTCGGGCCATGCATGCCGGGCACATCCGGCGTCAGCCCGGTCGCGTTGCCGATTGCCGCCATTTCGACCGCTGTCTTCGACCCGTCGACGAACTCCACCAGCATGCGCGGGTTCATATTGCGCCGCGTGGCTTCTTCCATGTAGAGCTCGGGCGTGGCGTCGATGTTCAGCGGATTGTTCTTGCCCTTGCCCGCCGCGACGATCGGGTAACCGAGCGCGCTCACGAACTGGATCAGTTCGATCGTGGAACTCGGTTCGTCGCCGGCGCCGAGCGAATACACCACGCCCAGCCGCTCGGCCTCGCGCCGCAAATAGGCGCCGATCGTCACGTCGGCCTCGACGTTCATCATCACCAGATGCTTGCCGTGCTCCATCGCCATCAGGCCGATCTGCGCGCCGACGGCGGGCTTGCCGGTCGCGTCGATCACCACGTCGATCTGCTCGCTCGTGCATACCGCGTCGACGTCCTGCGTGATCGCGATCTGGCCCGCGTCGATAGCCTGCGACAGACCGGACGCGCTTTCGACGATGCGATAGCCCGAGTCCGCACCGTTCGCGACCTTGACGGCGGCGCAGGCGGCCTCTGTCCGCAATTCAGCGATCGCGCCGATTTCCAGCCCATGCATCTGCCTGACCTGCGTGACGATGTCCGTGCCCATCTCGCCGCTGCCAATCAGTCCGATACGGATCGGACGGCCCGTTGCGGCGCGCTTTTCGAGGTCGGCCGCGAGGCCGCTCGGGGTGATGTTATGCATGTGCATGTCTCCACGAATACCGCGCATTCAGCGCGACAAATGAACGAGGGCGGCAAACCCAATCGCGGCCCGAGATGAGAACTTATGTTTTTCAGATTAGCACTATGTTCACCAAAAACCCAAGACCGGTTTCGCAGAAACGGCCGTTTTTTCGGGTAAGGAATACCCTTGGTGGCAAGTGCTTAAACGCTGCTTCAGGAGCGGCAATGCGGCACGGGAAGGCGAACGGCGTGCCGGATTCCGGTGCAGGGAGCGTGCGGAGGAAGGATCTGGCAGGTCAGGCTGCCGGCGTGTGTCGCGGCAAGCGGAGGCGCATCGGCGGGAGGGTGTGCAGGCTGAGAGAAACGCTGCGCGCGCGGCTTCTCAGGTTTGTAACGGCGTCAGGGTAAGGGCCACACGTCGGGCCACACGTGGGGCCAGACGCTCGGCCACACTTCGCCCCCGCGCTGCGGATTCACACTGCCTGCGGCGCGCCCGCCAGCTTGAGGACGTCTTTCGCGGTGTATTCGTCGGTGATCAGCACGGTCGGGCGGAGCAGCTTCAGCGCACCGGCAAGTGCGTGAACCTTGCTTGCGCCACCCGCCGCCAGTACGCGCACCGGCACCTTGCTGACGATGTCGAGCGGCACCGACATCACACGCTGGTTGATCGGATGGTCGATCAACTCGCCGTGCGCGTCGAAGAAATTGAACAGCACGTCGCCGACCGCGCCGGCCTTGATGACGGACGCGCGGTCGGCGTTGCTGATGAATTTCGACTGATGCGACGTCGCGTCCGCGCCCATGCCGGCCGCGCTCATCACGACCGCGTCCAGCGACTTGGCCAGTTCGAAAATATCGCCGAGGCCGCAGCGCTCGATCAGCGTACGGCGCGTTTCCTCGCTGTCGACGACGAGCGGCGCGGTCATCAGATAGCAATCCGCCTGAAACAGCGACGCAAAGCGCCACGCGAATTCCGCTGGATTGAAGCGGCGTGCTTTCATGATGCCGCCGAGGAGCGACACGACCGACACGTCATCCACGGTTCGCTCGTTCATGAACGCGAGGGAGCTGACGAGCGTGCGGCCCCAGCCCACACCGATCCGCATGCCAGGGCGGACCAGCTGCGACACATACGCGCCCGTCGCCGCGCTGATCGGGCCGGTCGCGTCGGCACCGCGCGCGGACAGCGGCACGACGATCGCCTCGCTGATTCCAAAGCGGCGCTCGAGTAGACGCTCCGCTTCCACGCATTCCGCCAGCCGGTCTCCGATCGAAATCTTGACCTCGCTGCGCTCACGCGCGGCAGCCAGCAAACGCACGACCGTCACGCGTCCAATCCCCAGTTTCTGGGCGATTTCGTTCTGCGTCATCTCTTCGACGAAATACATCCACGCGGCGCGCAAGCGCAATCGCCGCGCCGGATTCTGCTCATCATTGTCGACGCTCTCGGTCGCCACACTCGCTTTGGGCAAGCTACGCTCCTATCATGGGAAAAGCGGTTTGAGACGGTCGGTTCACTGAACACTTGTGCTATCTTAACTTCAAATGTTTCGTTAAAGAGACGTCGATGAAACCCAAAACGCCCTCGCCTCAACATCTGAGCCGCGACATCAGCCAGTTGGGACTTGCGCTGCGCGATTGTGCCCGTCAGATACGTTACGCGGCTCGCAACGTGCCGGGGCAGGTGAAGCCGGACCGTCCACCCAACGCGCGAACGCCGCTCGCACAACGGGCCAGACCGAGCGGGCGGCTGTCACTCGAATCGGTCGCGCATTTTGCGGATGACCTGATCGAAACTGCCGAGACTTTCGCTGGTCACGCGATGCCGCCGCTGCAGGACCACTGGAAATCCCCCGTTCCACTCGAGTCGCTGACCACCTATCTTTTTCCGCCCGAGGGCGCTTCCAGAAACACGCGCATTTTCGCGACCGGCTATTACGCCGCCGCGAAGCGCATGATCATGCAATGCGGCGCGACCGATGTGTTGATCTTCGAGCATCTGATCAGCCGCGCGTTCGAAGAAGTCGAATCGGCGTTGGCCGCACCGGGCGCGGCGCGCAGCAGCGGCGTCGGCGCGGACAGTTCGCAATGGCGTCACGCGCTCTGCCAGGCCTGCGCGCGGCTCGTGCTGGCGCTGATCGACGCGCAACCTATCCGCAGCACGCGCTTCGATGCGCTGCCGGACGCAAGCGCGCCGTGGTGGCTCATCACGGAACCCAACGCGTATGTGTTTCTGACGTTATCCGTCGCGGCGCTCGCGCGGAACATTTTCACGAGCGGCATGGTCACCGAACCGGACGCGGCCGTGCGTTTTTTCGCCGACGTGATCGGCGCACGCGAAGAGGCATTGCGCCGGGCATTGAAGGACCGTGATGCATTGCGGGCTTTGACCGCCGAAATCGAACATGTCGTCTCGCATCTCTGCTGAAAAACGCGACCCACGGAGTGACGAATGAGCCACGTGCTTTGCGGAGTCACCAATACCAGAATGGGAATCTGGGATCAGGTGCAGAAACTGACGCCCTGCCGGAACCTGTTGCAGCAATGTTGCGACGAGTACCTGTCGCGTTACCGTGTGCGGCTTGAAATCGACGACCGCAACTTCACCACGGCCTTTTTCGCGTGGCTCGACGTTCTCCTCAGCAATCGCGACTATCGCGACTGGAACGAACCGGACTACTTCCAGTTTTCGTTCGGCGCGCTGTTGCGCGAATTGCTGCACAGGCGTGTGGTGCATGTGGCCACGGACGCGTCGGCGGGATCGTCGGCTCTCTCGTCGGCCCTCTCGCTCGCTTCTGTCTCGCCGGACAATACCCCCGTATGGTGGCCCGCCGGCTACATGCTCACGCATTTCTGTTTCGAACTTTTAAAGCAGACGCTGCGGCAGAAATGCGGAATCGAGCTGAAGCTCGACGAGGTCAATGCGCAACCGGCGCTCTGGAAATCGTTTCGCGAGAACCTGCTGGAAGAACCCAGCCTCGCCATTGCGTACTTCGACAAGTTCGTTGGACTCGAACCGAACTGGCGAGAACCCAGCATGGTGGTCAATCGGCCGAATGCGGGAAGGTTTGGCA includes:
- a CDS encoding NAD(P)H-dependent oxidoreductase, whose product is MHNITPSGLAADLEKRAATGRPIRIGLIGSGEMGTDIVTQVRQMHGLEIGAIAELRTEAACAAVKVANGADSGYRIVESASGLSQAIDAGQIAITQDVDAVCTSEQIDVVIDATGKPAVGAQIGLMAMEHGKHLVMMNVEADVTIGAYLRREAERLGVVYSLGAGDEPSSTIELIQFVSALGYPIVAAGKGKNNPLNIDATPELYMEEATRRNMNPRMLVEFVDGSKTAVEMAAIGNATGLTPDVPGMHGPSATLDELHDVLCPVEDGGILSRKGVVDYTIGKGVAPGVFVVAEMAHPRLRERMEDLKLGKGPYYTFYRPYHLTSLEVPLTCARSVLYRRADMEPLPVPVVEVCAVAKKDLQPGERLDAIGEYTYRAWAMSVGDARAQGAVPCGLIENGRVTQPIRKGELLTYRNCAVDATSPIVELRRRQDEMVYGQAAVAA
- a CDS encoding sugar-binding transcriptional regulator is translated as MPKASVATESVDNDEQNPARRLRLRAAWMYFVEEMTQNEIAQKLGIGRVTVVRLLAAARERSEVKISIGDRLAECVEAERLLERRFGISEAIVVPLSARGADATGPISAATGAYVSQLVRPGMRIGVGWGRTLVSSLAFMNERTVDDVSVVSLLGGIMKARRFNPAEFAWRFASLFQADCYLMTAPLVVDSEETRRTLIERCGLGDIFELAKSLDAVVMSAAGMGADATSHQSKFISNADRASVIKAGAVGDVLFNFFDAHGELIDHPINQRVMSVPLDIVSKVPVRVLAAGGASKVHALAGALKLLRPTVLITDEYTAKDVLKLAGAPQAV